From a region of the Mycobacteroides saopaulense genome:
- a CDS encoding DUF4352 domain-containing protein: MTMKYLAVLVFTGILVTACGGSGPSESRPTLIHVGGTGGGAETKVVTAEEGKPGALGQQVRDGDLAFVVTRVTDAGTVGDPANPALQATAAGTFVVVHLEVLNLGQITHSFLGDEQKLRDATGTEYAPDSMANILARNAEQLEPGAELGPGAQKRSVLVYDVPAGTVPKEIDLHTDYKSNGAKVLLG, encoded by the coding sequence ATGACCATGAAATACCTTGCTGTCCTGGTATTTACCGGCATCCTGGTGACCGCGTGCGGAGGCTCCGGGCCCTCGGAGAGTCGGCCCACCCTCATCCACGTCGGCGGCACCGGCGGCGGTGCCGAAACCAAGGTGGTCACGGCGGAAGAAGGCAAGCCCGGCGCACTCGGCCAGCAGGTACGCGATGGCGATCTCGCTTTTGTGGTCACCCGGGTGACCGACGCTGGCACCGTCGGCGATCCGGCAAACCCGGCCCTGCAGGCCACCGCCGCCGGCACCTTCGTCGTCGTACATCTCGAGGTTCTGAACCTGGGTCAGATAACGCACTCATTCCTCGGGGACGAACAAAAACTTCGAGATGCCACCGGCACGGAGTACGCGCCCGATAGCATGGCAAACATCTTGGCGCGCAACGCCGAACAACTTGAACCGGGCGCAGAGCTGGGACCCGGCGCACAAAAACGATCGGTGCTCGTCTACGACGTGCCGGCCGGAACGGTGCCCAAGGAGATCGACCTACACACCGACTACAAGTCCAATGGCGCGAAGGTGCTGCTCGGCTAG
- a CDS encoding CocE/NonD family hydrolase codes for MLEELALAWTGRLSAPFLEKLLDLPEPVTAEVQARRGIKVRMPDGVQLATDHFRPPGQDPLPAVIFRTPYGKHGAISQMWATLLARQGFQVVLQDTRGQFGSQGKFDAFRQERADGLATAAWVREQPWCDGTLATAGPSYLGHTQWAVAPYVEPPLAAMCPAITTSNFTELFYPGGAFNLHNLLSWSASIGSHGGSQIKRLLRTNALEKQVRRAMDHLPLGNADNVAIGKPEPFWRTVTDHTNGDYWDEINHTPALTKLSTPVSMVTGWWDLLLVGQLRDYDELQKADCPRRITIGPWDHMKSLKAVVSDSFSWLAAHLRGDISSSHRAKVRVYLQKAGQWLDFEHWPPSESTPTPVYLQADHALDWQAPQGDDSSDTFTYDPADPTPVVGGPLLDTRAAGQRDNSSTEKRSDVLVYTTTALTSDLDLIGPVSASIYATTDSGQGDVFVRLCDVDRKGVSRNVSDGIVRLNGTAVSPIEVTMHPTGYRFARGHRLRIQVSGGAFPNHARNTGSGEPLATASRIVPIHFEVHHDKDRPSSVILPVMRTS; via the coding sequence ATGCTCGAAGAACTGGCCCTGGCCTGGACCGGTCGGCTTTCCGCGCCCTTCCTGGAAAAGCTGCTCGACCTGCCCGAACCCGTGACCGCCGAGGTGCAGGCCCGTCGGGGCATCAAGGTGAGGATGCCCGACGGCGTGCAGCTCGCGACCGACCATTTCCGACCGCCCGGGCAAGATCCACTGCCCGCCGTCATCTTCCGCACGCCATACGGCAAACACGGCGCCATCAGCCAGATGTGGGCAACACTGCTGGCACGCCAAGGATTTCAGGTCGTCCTGCAGGATACTCGCGGCCAGTTCGGTTCCCAAGGGAAATTCGACGCTTTTCGACAGGAGCGGGCTGACGGCTTGGCCACAGCGGCCTGGGTCCGGGAGCAGCCATGGTGCGACGGCACCCTGGCCACCGCAGGGCCGTCGTATCTCGGACACACCCAGTGGGCAGTAGCGCCGTACGTCGAGCCACCGCTGGCGGCCATGTGTCCGGCGATCACCACCAGCAATTTCACCGAACTCTTCTACCCGGGCGGGGCGTTCAATCTGCACAACTTGCTGAGCTGGTCCGCCTCGATCGGCTCACACGGCGGCTCCCAGATCAAACGTCTACTGCGGACGAACGCCCTGGAGAAACAGGTGCGGCGCGCCATGGACCACCTGCCACTGGGCAACGCCGACAACGTGGCCATAGGAAAGCCAGAACCGTTCTGGCGCACCGTGACCGATCACACCAATGGTGACTACTGGGACGAGATCAACCACACCCCGGCACTCACCAAACTGAGCACTCCGGTGAGCATGGTGACCGGGTGGTGGGACTTACTCCTCGTCGGTCAACTGCGCGACTACGACGAGTTGCAGAAGGCTGACTGCCCGCGGCGGATCACCATCGGCCCATGGGACCACATGAAGTCGCTCAAAGCGGTTGTCTCCGACAGCTTCTCGTGGCTGGCTGCGCATCTTCGGGGCGACATCTCCTCGTCACATCGCGCCAAGGTGCGCGTCTACCTGCAGAAGGCCGGTCAATGGCTCGACTTCGAGCACTGGCCGCCCAGCGAATCGACACCCACCCCGGTCTACCTACAGGCGGACCACGCGCTGGATTGGCAAGCACCGCAAGGTGATGACTCCAGTGACACGTTTACCTACGACCCGGCGGATCCCACGCCGGTAGTGGGCGGACCGCTACTGGACACCAGGGCCGCCGGTCAGCGAGACAACTCGTCGACCGAGAAGCGATCCGATGTCTTGGTTTACACCACCACCGCACTGACAAGCGATCTGGACCTCATCGGTCCGGTCTCGGCATCCATCTACGCGACCACCGACAGCGGGCAGGGCGACGTATTTGTCAGGCTCTGCGATGTGGACCGAAAAGGTGTGTCTCGCAATGTTTCCGATGGAATCGTCAGGCTGAACGGTACGGCGGTTTCTCCGATTGAGGTCACCATGCATCCCACCGGCTACCGCTTCGCGCGAGGGCACCGGCTGCGAATTCAGGTCAGTGGTGGCGCCTTCCCCAATCACGCCCGCAACACCGGCTCGGGCGAGCCGCTGGCGACCGCCAGCCGCATCGTCCCGATCCACTTCGAGGTTCATCACGACAAGGATCGACCTTCATCCGTCATTCTCCCGGTCATGCGCACCTCATGA